The following coding sequences lie in one Arachis ipaensis cultivar K30076 chromosome B03, Araip1.1, whole genome shotgun sequence genomic window:
- the LOC107633750 gene encoding putative F-box protein At5g55150, protein MGEVDQWENIHEDMLNQIAERLYSYDDYLQLRLVCKQWNSKVPKIPNGIKAPWLLVPIGGAAKEAFKIGKDIYHITQLPSIDEETVDTSSLEEKGIYHLKLELQYNLIRGSCHGWLIIVSIYEGTIRMLNPLTKVCLDLPPISTLPNVIDDGDEYYSYYIGPYKFITDTVHAYKVLVWKVVINSAPTNDNNNNFMAVALYGGSYLAFYKPSNRKWLKLTTNTDAWTYFQDVIFFQEKIYIIDDDGQLYVFDTNTKAKPVRIIHEVTPPSDVVTVEDEEVSNLKYLIGCADGSLLMVVRHLHNLMQQDNQRSYETIKFDIYELKKNANTWSRVTSLGNYVLIIGFNASVQMLADDFSNCKGNQIFFTDNFVIDQTSDDVVYYHNIGIFNLEDQSCQTVLSDVNFFCPPVWMFP, encoded by the coding sequence ATGGGTGAGGTTGATCAATGGGAAAACATTCATGAAGATATGTTGAACCAAATCGCAGAGCGACTCTATTCATATGATGACTACCTTCAACTTCGATTGGTTTGCAAGCAATGGAACTCCAAAGTTCCCAAGATTCCCAATGGCATCAAAGCTCCGTGGCTGCTAGTACCTATTGGTGGCGCTGCTAAAGAAGCTTTCAAAATTGGTAAGGACATCTACCATATCACGCAATTACCTAGCATTGATGAAGAAACTGTTGACACTAGTAGTCTTGAAGAGAAGGGAATTTACCATCTCAAACTAGAGCTGCAATACAATCTTATCCGTGGTTCTTGTCATGGATGGCTAATAATTGTATCCATATATGAAGGCACTATACGAATGCTAAATCCATTGACAAAGGTTTGCTTGGATCttcctccaatctcaactctacCAAATGTAATTGATGACGGAGATGAATATTATTCTTATTACATTGGACCCTACAAGTTCATTACGGACACTGTACATGCATATAAAGTTCTAGTTTGGAAGGTTGTTATAAATTCAGCTCCTACcaatgacaataacaataatTTTATGGCTGTGGCTTTATATGGAGGTTCTTATTTGGCTTTTTACAAGCCGAGTAACAGGAAATGGCTCAAATTAACAACCAATACCGATGCATGGACATACTTTCAAGACGTTATATTTTTTCAAGAGAAGATATATATAATAGATGATGATGGCCAGCTATACGTGTTTGATACAAACACAAAGGCAAAGCCCGTGAGAATAATTCATGAAGTCACGCCTCCATCTGATGTTGTCACTGTTGAAGATGAAGAAGTCTCCAATCTTAAATACCTGATTGGTTGTGCTGATGGAAGTTTATTGATGGTGGTAAGACATCTTCATAATTTGATGCAGCAAGATAACCAGCGTTCCTATGAGACTATCAAATTCGATATTTATGAATTGAAGAAAAATGCAAACACATGGTCAAGAGTAACTAGTTTGGGGAATTATGTGTTGATAATTGGATTCAATGCTTCTGTTCAAATGTTGGCTGACGATTTTTcaaattgcaaaggaaatcaGATCTTCTTTACCGATAATTTTGTTATAGACCAAACATCAGACGACGTTGTTTACTATCATAACATTGGCATCTTCAATTTGGAAGATCAGAGTTGTCAAACAGTGTTATCAGATGTTAACTTTTTTTGTCCTCCTGTTTGGATGTTCCCTTAA
- the LOC107634688 gene encoding ATP-dependent DNA helicase PIF1-like, which yields MRRDQRSPKQDPILSSQYLVCEGRYNCRFEALDRTFRDLISVTDQHKTHQPFGGKVVVLGGDFRQILPVIPKGSRHDILASAINSSHLWSFCKVLKLHTNMRLLMSSSDQDEGEMKRFSNWILDVGNGNIGSVVGDESEVEISDDLLITTIDDPLSHLVDFAYPNLLQNMSDYRYFQSRAILAPTLESVEKVNDFFLTIFPGMEKEYLSSDTCQADENEDVQPEWFTPEFLNDIKCSGLPNHKLTLKPGVAVMLLRNIDQTSGLCNGTRLIVNELGSNVIGATVVTGRNIGDKVYIPRMNLIPSDSGFPFKFQRRQFPLTICFAMTINKSQGQSLSHVRLYLPKSVFTHGQLYVTLSRVKSRSGLRVLILDEDGNPKSSTTNVVFKEVFNNI from the coding sequence ATGAGGAGAGATCAGAGAAGTCCAAAACAGGATCCAATTTTGAGTTCTCAATATCTTGTATGCGAGGGAAGGTACAACTGCCGTTTTGAAGCACTTGATCGGACGTTCAGGGATCTTATATCAGTTACCGATCAACATAAGACACATCAACCATTTGGTGGTAAGGTTGTTGTTCTAGGAGGTGATTTCAGACAGATACTTCCGGTGATTCCGAAAGGAAGTAGACACGATATATTGGCATCCGCTATTAACTCATCCCATCTGTGGTCATTTTGTAAGGTTCTGAAACTACATACGAATATGAGGCTTCTAATGTCTTCTTCGGATCAAGATGAAGGTGAAATGAAGAGATTTTCTAATTGGATACTTGATGTTGGAAATGGAAATATTGGCTCTGTTGTTGGTGATGAATCAGAAGTTGAAATTTCAGATGATCTATTGATTACAACTATTGATGACCCTCTCTCTCATTTGGTAGACTTTGCATATCCAAATTTGTTGCAAAACATGTCAGATTACAGGTATTTTCAGAGTAGGGCAATTCTTGCACCCACGCTTGAGAGTGTCGAGAAGGTAAACGATTTTTTCTTGACAATCTTTCCAGGGATGGAAAAGGAGTATTTGAGCTCTGACACATGTCAAGCTGATGAGAATGAAGATGTACAACCAGAGTGGTTCACACCAGAGTTCCTAAATGACATCAAATGTTCGGGACTACCCAATcacaagttgactttgaagccAGGAGTCGCTGTAATGCTACTGCGAAACATAGACCAGACTTCAGGTTTATGCAACGGGACAAGATTAATAGTTAACGAACTTGGCAGCAACGTAATTGGAGCGACGGTAGTGACCGGTAGAAATATTGGAGATAAAGTATACATtccaagaatgaacttgatcccttCAGATTCAGGATTTCCATTTAAGTTCCAACGGAGACAATTTCCATTGACAATATGCTTTGCAATGACCATTAACAAGAGTCAGGGTCAATCATTATCACATGTACGACTTTATTTGCCAAAATCAGTGTTCACTCATGGACAACTTTATGTTActttgtcaagagttaagagtcgcaGTGGCCTCAGGGTTTTAATTCTAGACGAAGATGGCAATCcaaagtcatcaacaacaaatgtcGTGTTCAAAGaggtttttaataatatttag
- the LOC107631261 gene encoding uncharacterized protein At4g22758-like, which yields MMKKSAFEKMVMQKNKSKGSHEDQKKQQCNKLLVSINILGSAGPIRFVVNEKDTVSAIIETALKSYARQGRLPLLGFDPTDFLLYNAYFDALNPLEAIGSYGVRNFVLCKKQVCSSKPEPNTELISQKSNGGSGWKAWFNKSVGLKILSH from the exons ATGATGAAGAAGAGTGCTTTTGAGAAGATGGTGATGCAGAAGAACAAGAGCAAGGGAAGCCACGAGGATCAGAAGAAGCAGCAGTGTAACAAGTTGTTGGTGAGTATCAACATACTTGGGAGCGCAGGGCCAATAAGGTTTGTGGTGAATGAAAAGGACACTGTTTCTGCGATCATTGAAACTGCTCTCAAGTCCTATGCTCGTCAAGGCAGGCTTCCTCTTCTTGGTTTTGATCCCACCGACTTCCTCCTTTATAATGCATACTTTGATG CTCTGAATCCATTGGAAGCCATAGGATCTTATGGGGTGAGGAACTTTGTGCTGTGCAAGAAGCAAGTGTGTTCATCAAAGCCAGAACCGAACACAGAGCTGATATCTCAGAAAAGCAATGGTGGTAGTGGCTGGAAGGCATGGTTCAACAAATCAGTTGGACTGAAAATTTTATCCCATTGA